Proteins from one Bactrocera neohumeralis isolate Rockhampton chromosome 3, APGP_CSIRO_Bneo_wtdbg2-racon-allhic-juicebox.fasta_v2, whole genome shotgun sequence genomic window:
- the LOC126753744 gene encoding piggyBac transposable element-derived protein 4-like, with the protein MSERTFLYIHKIIRFDDVLTRRGQRNDDKFAPIRNLWEKWSEQLPIFYNPNDCVTVDEQLLGFHGRCKFRQYIPSKPERYGLKFWLLVDSRTCYVWKIQPYLGKGVTGNTERNQGERVVLDLVDGLKGHNVTMDNFFSSHSLGQKLLQKQMTMVGTMRKNKRSIPPKLLNCKKVPRYESTFAFTPDTTLVSYISHKNKCTVVMSTLHHAPNIENESKKLPEIISFYNSTKGGVDTVDKMLSCYSYKRKTNRWTMAVFSNIIDISALNSYILYNDIDPNWKKTQKHTKRKCFLHELAISLAKPYMEKRKKGAKNELSSALLYKLSFQNISDTSNNDTGPSKKQKNDKSPKKNRARCQKCYHSGEHKNKWTSSFCFLCKTPCCTERHAKNICIDCIHNT; encoded by the coding sequence ATGTCtgagagaacatttttatatatccaCAAAATCATTCGTTTTGATGATGTGCTCACCCGACGTGGCCAAAGAAATGATGACAAATTCGCACCAATCAGAAACCTTTGGGAAAAGTGGTCTGAACAGCTTCCTATATTCTACAATCCTAATGATTGCGTTACTGTGGATGAACAATTATTGGGATTTCATGGTCGTTGTAAATTTCGCCAGTATATTCCATCGAAACCCGAGAGATACGGTTTGAAATTTTGGCTACTTGTTGATTCACGCACGTGCTATGTATGGAAAATACAACCATACTTGGGGAAAGGCGTAACCGGAAACACTGAGAGGAATCAAGGAGAACGAGTCGTTCTGGATTTAGTTGATGGGTTGAAAGGACATAATGTCACcatggacaactttttttcatctcaCAGCCTTGgccaaaaattattacaaaagcaaatgacAATGGTTGGAACTATGCGCAAAAATAAAAGGTCTATTCCTCCAAAGCTACTGAATTGCAAGAAAGTTCCACGATATGAATCAACTTTTGCTTTCACTCCTGATACCACTCTCGTTTCGTATATCAGTCATAAGAACAAATGTACAGTTGTTATGAGCACATTGCATCACGCACCTAATATTGAGAATGAGTCGAAAAAGTTGCCCGAAATCATCTCTTTTTATAACTCAACGAAGGGAGGCGTGGACACGGTTGACAAAATGTTGAGCTGTTACTCTTACAAACGTAAAACTAATCGTTGGACTATGGCGGTATTTTCCAACATAATCGATATTTCTGCTTTGAAttcgtatattttgtataacgaTATTGATCCGAATTGGAAGAAAACTCAAAAGCACACAAAACGTAAATGTTTCCTGCATGAGTTAGCAATTTCATTGGCAAAGCCCTatatggaaaaacgaaaaaaaggcGCAAAGAACGAATTATCTTCGGCGCTGCTTTATAAACTGTCATTCCAGAATATTTCTGACACTAGTAATAATGATACTGGCccatcaaaaaaacaaaagaatgatAAGTCTCCGAAAAAAAACCGCGCAAGGTGTCAAAAATGCTATCATTCTGGAGAACATAAAAATAAGTGGACATCGTCATTCTGCTTCTTATGTAAAACGCCGTGCTGCACCGAGAGAcatgccaaaaatatttgcatagatTGCATTCATAACACATAA